One Drosophila virilis strain 15010-1051.87 chromosome 5, Dvir_AGI_RSII-ME, whole genome shotgun sequence DNA window includes the following coding sequences:
- the CAP gene encoding uncharacterized protein CAP isoform X14 → MPNNRNRNRNRNRNKRNKNQNANQNKQQAAAAEGTATEEREQQEEAGAAAATTSSSLTAANDHQHDNNANSGSISNGSTTATDSLTAADESTTRIASIEDSQKEPEEQSVVQLEDKSKEQYIAAKDHPSEDQAEKKLVDQLEVQPRVHTKEKLVQHLEDQHKHQSEDQLEDLSKGQAEEKVVDQLEDQTKEQLVKQLEDQPAAHSEVSDDQKRGKLVDQLVDQLEEKPVQQLEDQPECQSTDQLAYLSEDQKKEKPINKPDLQTKDKLVQQLRGLPGCQSEELLEDLSTKEKLVDHTEEQSIAQAKSQPKDQSENQPQELPRQQSEEPRIEHLIEQDLVEDSKIEKIIDQLAEQVADQPREHLIEIHPKAQTKDPKEELRVKKASEQSEDQFKKQPVVHIVPVIVEKGDKHEMGAKNSKQQRDQSQQETELSQEQQQQQAARPPGSPRQAKVIVHRIVRESNDEIDAHQQQLQQQQQEQQQTQQQQQETQTEQQLPAAVQELLANCQLQQPLAQQQQIKTQQQQVETHQQQRAPQQHAAQQPLQRSTKVIIHQIRIETDEEERARKGKPTIEEISSTTATTTAHSTNSNSSSGNSGTLSPPPRYLVESPSPKAVQQFSKFARDVQIQELELSSDCSSGEFNGPLQSPVVFEADSETANTPTAMIAPVAVLASSADLPSSSRAEQQEQLRQKRAQKRNALESHFLPQLLSPRYLDSILEENSEAAAAGGDPSLSRSASASSSGNDPAKTRSPLPAKANEAFPRSQLDFSRRHKRREEPLALMLETKLLEQPSDLESCTRLQSTLSPQSEDAELVYLSSSGSSSVSDLMELELEEAAALAKRALSDLDTDASRLINRPDDDLSSTTTTEPISSSNETETEGECEVETEVDTETEATTAADQSSRESTPVNAHPPTEPTSPGSSSLSSLLSAATLTPTATPTPALNELPREANQHSTLLANEFSPNKLANSSTATTSLAATREEFVRNMEKVRELIEMTRRENGNVNGNGNGNVNENAPAAPEQQQQQPNELRCRLSPTPPPVPPPPSSMHYPATSTTQHPILNPLLLNRQESNDSHCSDSTQHSQCTAIHLASPTPQQQPPTPPLRQQQQQQQPAISPISAAETEAERIKKLRLLCTETLASMPYGEQMLEELASVAQNITEQQQQQQQQQQQQQQVDNMPYPMPQLPHIGELQLSLDQAAGEKDAWLGLPTQKDPQLLVCLSPAQRALTQQQQLQPAADQLLDAHEKFVQRRGYHELSAEQVRAMDSAQMTAEQEQILKTAAKMRELRKSLTPTATTPPPPPVPVKSAETAAKAKSQATQQQKQMADDVSQKASTAATATATMPATSSFENKPTAATAAADPQLPYAFDQRTVEQQQQSKHSSNSNSSYMSHSSNIRSSSNNSSSKFPASMESELARMFPSMAQQGDIFDEQRKRFSNIEQSGQQKPQQSKRYSNIETSSFESKKRVENGQVIYDYSNSSREQQQQQEPAGDTPTANGKFPVREVQQQQVPQVHQIPVRQAAADEVDCAPPVPPPPAAANMMSATKLNGMSNTFNDDAQQQQLLPESRQHREQTTTTTTTTGTKVNSSSSSGTYEEFRQRAKAALDAIAQPNGNGQPSTGNHLDNEKLFKDFDALSQQLNAELQTGREQRQQRDKSASLYDLSRLTNSNNNNSCQLEQLKRERHAHMQELEREIERSARSRQERLSSVPRAVEIPIQLAPDYERTRRAESLCNLNEQTRPHSSAEHYRVPTEAVQQDDWAHYASDLGYSENIARPFAREVEICYQRQNQSQGQRQPHSIRAPRLSASTNDLSSSSCYDSFNAYGGGRRHAPMLQQAPQQQRPHYASCYSMIERDPNPTYISTTSRRGVSPAPVSTPVTPQPGQPPAYDRQRERRASLPRELHEQQLKYILSKEEQLKLEFERLQQERRRLMEEMQRAPTVLQAPPPRRESYRPAPKLPTLSEDEVFRQQMAEEWMNKVAEREERRQHKIIKISKIEDEQQHATEHQANISDEFLNRVKERRHKLSMPADSDWESGAESQPAPAKTAATAGSESDAEAPTPVRILEGQAEANLRELPRHLREFAKFSSCEQLKGDAQSSGQVERHEQQERSETATDNSLSSASKKSTIVKTYKVSRLPPSVQAQAIKSERPHQQQQQQQRQLQTATPTSTPTPTPAMAAKLRLRPQKQTRFLLSPQQLQRQRQRRSWSESDLLKEIDNELQLAKGFLYANGVWTPKSQTPYGSSNELDISSSAAPTPPPPPTQPVWTPQPSPALSGRKEFRPVRFESPTLPRRYTAQQQQQQQQQQQPTTTIPPWSYTNGNCPVPAPRSSTATTTSLSTPTTLNSNNSDYAETDYSNQFGPVAASASVSDKIKTFERSASTSELYRPFARRQLSDTSRPVYRPNEVIYKVKHEYMSEPETESDRPRKMAQLGRRQYEGIGPVTNDGMPIILRSEVQEPHQHEWYKRLYQTIHKQKNGDDFVIRYKCPRARPSYKSNGYVSEPEPNYDSDYSTVKYRTPNPLRVQSVSSAVNVRNLSQDDKLYGTMPNPIKAAQNSYKNQPGRIENYTTGHSSVSEKEKKEWWDEVMDIFNGNLEQSKLSPLYTEGNLSRALAKESGYTSDSNLVFRKKELPVSSPLSPVEQRQAYKSLQAGGEPPLLGFRKPAPEKPKDVNIHFKTPIRHEYKQNISEEELAIRQAEHMQKLYQEERRRKYLQELQDMNSRRHTDNFTPSQKSPIALNRYDDFPTDVTLKSLVGPKTVARALYNFQGQTSKELSFRKGDTIYIRRQIDPNWYEGEHNAMIGLLPASYVEIVSRDGARTPGKRPSEGQARAKYNFQAQSGVELSLNKGELVTLTRRVDGNWFEGKIANRKGIFPVSYVEVLTDIGAEDIAARTTTVINTQSTTNLRPNLDVLRTNINNEFNTLTQNGAHPPNGILKETRTLHKTDALHVDTSSEPLTYRALYKYRPQNSDELEIFEGDLVQVLEKCDDGWFVGTSQRTGCFGTFPGNYVERA, encoded by the exons ATGCCAAATAATCGTAATCGTAATCGCAATCGTAATCGTAATAAgcgcaataaaaatcaaaacgcaaatcaaaataaacagcaagcggcggcggcggagggAACAGCGACAGAGGAGCGAGAGCAGCAGGAGGAGGCaggagcggcagcagcaacaacttcaTCATCATTAACAGCAGCTAATGATCATCAGCATGATAATAATGCAAATTCTGGCAGCATTTCAAATGGGTCAACCACAGCCACCGACAGCCTCACAGCTGCTGATGAATCAACCACGCGCATAGCCAGCATAGAGGACAGCCAGAAAGAGCCAGAAGAACAGTCTGTGGTGCAGCTAGAGGATAAGTCCAAAGAACAGTATATTGCAGCAAAAGACCATCCGTCTGAAGATCAGGCAGAAAAGAAGCTGGTCGATCAGTTAGAAGTTCAGCCTAGAGTTCATACAAAAGAGAAGCTCGTTCAACATTTGGAAGATCAGCACAAACATCAATCTGAGGATCAGCTGGAAGATTTGTCTAAAGGTCAGGCAGAAGAGAAGGTGGTCGATCAGTTAGAAGATCAGACAAAGGAGCAGCTTGTCAAGCAGTTAGAAGATCAGCCTGCAGCTCATTCTGAAGTATCTGATGATCAGAAAAGAGGTAAACTGGTCGATCAGTTAGTAGATCAGTTAGAGGAAAAGCCTGTCCAGCAGTTGGAAGATCAACCCGAATGTCAATCTACAGATCAGCTGGCATATCTATCTGAAGATCAAAAGAAAGAGAAGCCCATCAATAAGCCTGATCTGCAGACAAAAGATAAGCTTGTCCAACAATTAAGAGGTCTGCCAGGATGTCAATCAGAAGAGCTGCTAGAAGATCTGTCTACAAAAGAGAAGCTGGTCGATCACACTGAAGAGCAGTCGATTGCACAAGCAAAAAGTCAGCCTAAAGATCAGTCTGAGAATCAGCCACAAGAGTTGCCAAGACAACAGTCGGAAGAGCCCCGAATTGAACATCTGATCGAGCAAGATCTAGTTGAAGATTCAAAAATAGAGAAGATTATTGATCAGTTAGCCGAACAAGTAGCAGATCAGCCAAGGGAACATCTGATTGAGATACATCCGAAAGCTCAGACAAAAGATCCAAAAGAAGAACTTAGAGTAAAGAAGGCCTCTGAGCAGTCTGAAGATCAGTTCAAGAAACAGCCAGTGGTTCACATAGTGCCTGTGATAGTCGAAAAGGGAGATAAACACGAAATGGGTGCCAAAAACTCCAAGCAGCAACGGGATCAATCACAGCAAGAGACAGAATTGtcacaggagcagcagcaacagcaggcagcAAGGCCACCAGGCAGCCCACGTCAGGCCAAGGTCATTGTGCATCGCATAGTGCGCGAGAGCAATGACGAAATAGATGCacatcagcaacagttgcagcagcaacagcaggagcagcagcagacgcaacaacagcagcaggaaacACAAACAGAGCAACAGTTGCCAGCAGCTGTGCAAGAATTACTGGCGAATTGTCAGCTGCAACAGCCGCTGgctcagcagcaacagatcaaaacacagcagcaacaggttGAGACACATCAGCAACAGCGTGCACCACAGCAACATGCCGCACAGCAGCCGCTACAACGCAGCACAAAGGTCATCATACATCAGATACGCATCGAAACGGATGAGGAGGAACGCGCTCGCAAAGGTAAGCCTACAATTGAGGAGATCAGCAgcaccacagcaacaacaaccgcacacagcaccaacagcaacagcagcagcggcaacagcggcaCCTTGTCACCGCCGCCGCGTTACTTGGTCGAATCGCCCTCACCAAAGGCCGTGCAACAGTTTAGTAAATTCGCGCGCGATGTGCAAATTCAAGAGCTGGAGCTGAGCAGCGATTGTAGCTCCGGTGAGTTCAATGGGCCGCTGCAGTCGCCAGTTGTATTTGAAGCGGATTCGGAGACGGCGAACACGCCGACGGCTATGATTGCGCCTGTTGCTGTGCTGGCGTCTTCGGCGGATTTGCCGTCCAGCAGCCGCGccgagcagcaggagcagctgcgCCAGAAACGCGCCCAGAAACGCAATGCACTCGAATCGCACTTTCTGCCGCAGCTGCTTAGTCCGCGCTATCTGGACAGCATTCTGGAGGAGAATAgcgaggcagcagcagcgggcggCGATCCCAGCCTAAGTCGCAGCGCCTCCGCATCCTCCTCTGGCAATGATCCGGCGAAGACGCGCTCACCACTGCCAGCGAAGGCAAACGAAGCGTTTCCGCGCAGCCAACTCGACTTCAGTCGCCGGCACAAGCGTCGCGAAGAGCCGCTGGCTCTCATGCTGGAAACAAAGCTGCTCGAGCAGCCCAGCGATTTGGAGAGCTGCACGCGTCTACAGAGCACGTTGTCGCCACAATCCGAGGACGCGGAATTGGTTTACCTCAGCTCGTCCGGCTCCAGCAGCGTCTCGGATCTAATGGAACTCGAGCTCGAAGAGGCAGCTGCCCTGGCCAAACGAGCCCTCAGCGATCTGGACACGGATGCCAGCCGGCTGATCAATCGACCCGACGACGACCTGAGTAGCACAACAACCACAGAGCCGATTAGCTCGTCCAATGAAACGGAAACCGAGGGCGAGTGCGAG gtTGAAACGGAAGTGGACACGGAAACGGAGGCAACAACTGCCGCCGACCAATCGAGCCGCGAGAGCACACCTGTTAACGCTCATCCCCCGACGGAGCCGACATCGCCGGGCAGCAGTTCGCTATCATCGCTGCTTAGTGCCGCGACGCTGACGCCGACAGCGACGCCCACGCCGGCATTAAATGAGCTGCCAAGAGAAGCGAATCAACATTCGACATTGTTGGCCAACGAATTTAGCCCGAACAAATTGGCCAACAGTTCAACTGCAACCACTTCGCTGGCGGCAACGCGCGAGGAATTCGTTCGCAACATGGAAAAAGTGCGCGAATTGATCGAAATGACGCGACGCGAAAACGGGAATGTAAACGGAAACGGTAACGGTAACGTTAACGAGAACGCGCCAGCTGCtccggagcagcagcagcagcagccaaacgAATTGCGCTGTAGGTTATCACCCACGCCCCCGCCTGTGCCACCGCCCCCCAGCAGCATGCACTATCCCGCTACCAGCACCACCCAGCATCCAATCCTTAACCCCTTGTTGCTCAATCGACAAGAGTCGAACGATTCGCACTGCTCGGACAGCACACAGCACAGCCAATGCACTGCCATACATCTGGCCTCGCCAACCCCGCAACAGCAACCCCCCACACCTCCCttgcgccagcagcagcaacagcagcaaccagcTATTTCCCCTATTTCAGCAGCGGAAACGGAAGCGGAGCGCATTAAGAAATTGCGTTTGCTATGCACCGAGACATTGGCCTCCATGCCCTATGGCGAGCAGATGCTTGAGGAGCTCGCCAGCGTTGCCCAAAACATAactgaacagcagcagcagcagcagcagcaacagcagcagcagcaacaagtggACAACATGCCTTATCCTATGCCCCAATTGCCGCACATTGGCGAGCTGCAGCTGTCGCTGGACCAGGCCGCAGGCGAGAAGGATGCTTGGCTGGGCTTGCCTACGCAGAAGGATCCCCAGCTGCTGGTGTGCCTGTCGCCGGCGCAGCGTGCGCtgacacagcagcaacagttgcagccaGCGGCCGATCAGCTGCTGGACGCACACGAGAAGTTCGTACAGCGACGCGGCTATCACGAGCTGAGCGCCGAACAGGTGCGTGCCATGGATAGCGCACAAATGACTGCCGAACAGGAGCAGATACTCAAAACAGCGGCCAAGATGCGCGAATTGCGCAAGAGTCTAACGCCCACAGCGacaacgccgccgccgccgccggtgCCTGTGAAGAGCGCCGAAACGGCGGCCAAGGCAAAGAGCCAAGCaacacagcagcaaaagcaaatggCAGATGACGTAAGCCAAAAGgcaagcacagcagcaacagcaacagcaacaatgccaGCGACATCATCATTTGAAAAtaaaccaacagcagcaacagcagcagctgatccGCAGTTGCCATACGCATTTGACCAGCGCACAGtcgagcagcaacagcagagcaaacacagcagcaacagcaacagcagctacatgagccacagcagcaacattaggagcagcagcaacaacagtagcagcaaATTTCCAGCCAGCATGGAGAGCGAATTGGCGCGCATGTTCCCCAGCATGGCCCAGCAGGGCGACATTTTTGACGAGCAGCGCAAGCGTTTCTCCAACATTGAGCAGAGCGGGCAGCAGAAGCCGCAGCAGAGCAAACGCTACTCCAACATCGAGACCAGTTCCTTTGAGTCCAAAAAGCGTGTAGAGAACGGCCAGGTGATCTACGACTACAGCAATAGCAGtcgcgagcagcagcagcagcaggagcctGCTGGTGACACGCCCACGGCAAATGGGAAATTTCCGGTACGTgaggtgcagcagcagcaggtgcccCAGGTGCATCAGATACCTGTACGGCAGGCGGCGGCGGATGAGGTGGACTGTGCACCGCCAGTGCCACCGCCGCCGGCAGCGGCAAATATGATGTCAGCAACGAAATTAAATGGCATGTCAAACACTTTCAATGATgacgcacagcagcaacagttgctccCAGAGAGCAGGCAGCACAGagaacaaacaacaacaacaacaacaacaactggcaccAAGGTgaacagtagcagcagcagcggcactTATGAGGAATTTCGGCAACGTGCCAAAGCAGCGCTCGACGCAATTGCTCAGCCCAACGGCAACGGGCAACCTTCGACGGGCAATCACTTGGATAATGAAAAGCTCTTCAAGGACTTTGACGCCTTGTCCCAACAGCTGAATGCCGAGCTGCAAACGGGCCGcgagcagcgacagcagcgcgACAAATCCGCCTCGCTCTACGATCTCAGTCGCctcaccaacagcaacaacaacaacagctgccaacTGGAGCAGCTGAAGCGTGAGCGGCATGCCCACATGCAGGAGCTGGAGCGTGAAATTGAACGCTCGGCCAGATCACGCCAGGAGCGACTGTCCTCGGTGCCACGTGCCGTCGAGATACCCATTCAACTGGCGCCCGATTACGAGCGCACTCGTCGCGCCGAATCGCTGTGCAATCTGAACGAGCAGACGCGCCCGCACAGCTCCGCGGAACACTACCGAGTGCCCACCGAGGCAGTACAGCAGGATGATTGGGCACACTATGCCAGCGATTTGGGCTACTCGGAGAATATCGCGCGTCCATTTGCCCGCGAGGTGGAGATTTGCTATCAACGCCAGAACCAGAGCCAGGGCCAGCGACAGCCGCACTCTATACGCGCGCCACGCCTCTCGGCCAGCACAAACGATCtgtccagcagcagctgctacgATAGCTTCAATGCGTACGGAGGCGGGCGCCGGCATGCGCCCATGCTGCAGCaggcgccgcagcagcagcggccacACTATGCCAGCTGCTACTCGATGATCGAGCGGGATCCGAATCCCACTTACATTAGCACCACCTCGAGGCGTGGCGTGTCGCCGGCGCCGGTGTCCACGCCCGTCACCCCGCAGCCGGGACAGCCGCCGGCGTACGACAGGCAGCGGGAGAGACGCGCCTCGTTGCCGCGCGAGCTgcacgagcagcagctgaagtaTATACTGAGCAAGGAGGAGCAGCTGAAGCTAGAGTTCGAACGACTGCAGCAAGAGCGCCGCCGGCTGATGGAGGAGATGCAGCGGGCGCCCACGGTATTGcaggcgccgccgccgcgtcGCGAGAGCTACCGGCCGGCGCCCAAGCTGCCCACACTCAGCGAGGATGAGGTGTTCCGCCAGCAAATGGCCGAGGAGTGGATGAACAAAGTGGCCGAGCGAGAGGAGCGGCGCCAGCACAAGATCATCAAGATATCCAAGATCGAGGACGAACAGCAGCACGCCACCGAGCACCAGGCGAACATTAGCGATGAGTTTCTCAATCGCGTCAAGGAGCGCCGTCACAAGCTTTCAATGCCCGCGGACAGCGACTGGGAGAGCGGCGCCGAGTCGCAGCCAGCGCCCGCCAAAACGGCGGCGACGGCCGGCAGCGAATCGGATGCGGAGGCGCCGACGCCCGTGCGCATTCTGGAGGGTCAGGCCGAGGCAAATCTGCGCGAGCTCCCGCGTCATCTGCGCGAATTCGCCAAGTTCAGCAGCTGCGAGCAGCTGAAAGGTGACGCCCAGTCATCCGGTCAAGTGGAGCGGCACGAGCAGCAGGAGCGCAGCGAGACCGCAACGGACAATTCGCTAAGCAGTGCCAGCAAGAAGTCGACCATTGTGAAGACGTACAAGGTGTCCCGGTTGCCGCCTTCTGTGCAGG CCCAAGCAATTAAAAGCGAACGTccgcaccagcagcagcagcaacaacaacggcagctaCAGACAGCGACGCCAACGtcaacgccgacgccgacgccagcGATGGCAGCGAAGCTGCGTCTACGCCCACAGAAGCAGACGCGGTTTCTGCTatcgccgcagcagctgcagcgacagCGCCAGCGACGCAGCTGGTCCGAGAGCGATCTGCTAAAGGAGATTGACaatgagctgcagctggccaagGGCTTTCTCTATGCCAACG GCGTCTGGACACCCAAGAGTCAAACGCCGTACGGCTCCAGCAACGAGCTAGACATCAGCTCCTCGGCGGCGCCCACgcctccgccgccgcccacACAGCCCGTGTGGACGCCGCAGCCGTCGCCCGCGCTGAGCGGACGCAAGGAGTTTCGCCCCGTGCGCTTCGAGTCGCCCACATTGCCACGACGCTACAcggcccagcagcagcagcagcagcagcaacaacagcagccgacgacgacgattCCGCCCTGGTCATATACAAACGGCAACTGCCCAGTGCCTGCACCACGGAGCAGCACGGCGACCACCACCAGCCTGAGCACGCCCACAACGCTGAACTCGAACAATTCGGACTACGCGGAAACCGATTATTCCAATCAATTTGGCCCAGTGGCTGCCAGTGCCAGTGTCTCCGACAAGATcaaaa CATTTGAACGCTCGGCTTCCACATCGGAGCTATATAGGCCGTTCGCACGCCGTCAACTGTCCGACACTAGCCGTCCCGTCTATAGGCCTAATGAAGTCA TCTACAAAGTCAAGCACGAGTATATGAGCGAACCGGAAACGGAAAGCGATCGTCCGCGCAAAATGGCACAGTTAGGTCGACGGCAATACGAAGGCATCGGTCCGGTGACCAACGATGGAATGCCCATCATACTGAGATCG GAGGTCCAGGAACCGCACCAGCATGAATGGTATAAGCGACTCTATCAGACCATACATAAGCAGAAGAATGGCG ACGATTTTGTGATACGCTACAAGTGTCCCAGAG CACGTCCCTCGTACAAGAGCAATGGTTATGTCTCAGAGCCCGAGCCCAATTACGATTCCGATTACTCGACTGTAAAATACCGTACACCCAATCCTCTACGCGTACAGTCGGTCTCATCGGCAGTCAACGTGCGCAATCTAAGCCAGGACGATAA ATTGTATGGTACTATGCCCAATCCCATAAAAGCGGCACAGAACTCGTACAAGAATCAACCTGGTCGCATCGAGAACTATACAACTGGACATTCGTCTGTTTCGGAAAAGGAGAAGAAGGAG TGGTGGGACGAAGTGATGGACATCTTTAACGGG AATTTGGAACAATCGAAATTATCGCCGCTCTACACAGAAGGCAATTTGTCAAG AGCTCTGGCCAAAGAATCGGGTTATACCAGCGATTCGAATCTAGTCTTCCGCAAAAAGGAGCTACCCGTTAGCAGTCCGCTGAGTCCCGTGGAGCAGCGACAGGCCTACAAGAGCTTACAGGCGGGAGGGGAACCGCCTTTGCTGGGCTTCCGTAAGCCCGCGCCCGAGAAACCCAAAG ACGTGAACATACACTTCAAGACACCGATAAGGCATGAGTACAAGCAGAACATATCGGAGGAGGAATTAGCTATTCGACAAGCGGAGCATATGCAGAAATTGTATCAGGAGGAGCGCAGACGCAAGTATCTACAGGAGCTGCAGGACATGAATTCGCGACGACACACCGACAATTTTACACCCTCACAGAAATCGCCAATTGCCTTGAATCGTTACGATGATTTCCCCACAGACGTAACGCTCAAATCTCTGGTGGGACCCAAAACAGTTGCCAGGGCCCTCTACAACTTCCAGGGACAGACCTCCAA GGAGCTCTCGTTCCGCAAGGGCGACACCATATACATCAGGCGACAGATCGATCCCAACTGGTATGAGGGCGAGCATAATGCCATGATTGGACTGCTGCCGGCCAGCTATGTCGAG ATTGTCAGTCGGGATGGCGCCCGCACGCCTGGCAAGCGTCCATCGGAGGGCCAGGCACGTGCCAAGTACAACTTCCAGGCGCAGTCCGGCGTGGAGCTGTCCCTCAACAAGGGCGAGCTGGTCACACTGACACGTCGCGTCGACGGCAATTGGTTTGAGGGCAAAATAGCCAATCGCAAGGGCATTTTCCCGGTCTCCTATGTGGAG GTCTTAACCGACATTGGTGCCGAAGATATTGCAGCTAGAACCACAACCGTAATCAACACTCAGAGTACCACGAATCTGCGTCCAAATCTGGACGTGCTGCGCACAAATATCAACAACGAGTTCAATACGCTGACCCAGAACGGAGCACATCCGCCAAATGGCATACTGAAGGAGACCCGCACGCTGCACAAAACAGACGCCCTTCATGTGGACACCAGCTCGGAGCCCTTGAC TTATCGTGCGCTGTACAAATACCGACCACAAAACTCCGATGAGCTGGAGATCTTTGAGGGGGATCTGGTGCAGGTGCTGGAGAAGTGCGACGATGGCTGGTTCGTCGGCACTTCGCAGCGGACGGGCTGCTTTGGCACATTCCCCGGCAACTATGTGGAACGTGCCTGA